In one window of Burkholderia cenocepacia DNA:
- the fliD gene encoding flagellar filament capping protein FliD — protein MSTINSAVTAANNSANSQLQQAAQSIISGSTGNSSMDVNSLVTALVNAKTAGQAAALNAQQSSDNTQISAYGALSAALSALQASLTTLSNGSLQNTFTATASGTGLTATAGAGAVAGSYSVGVTQIATSQSLSSAAFGASTALGTGTMTLSLGSQSFTVDVNSTNNTLSGIAAAINTATGNPGIVASVVNGSDGAHLVLSSTPTGAASTIGVALSNVAGDNGLSSLGVTSTASTTGGQSTITSANSGAAWKQSTAAQDAAFTINGIAGTSASNTVTSAITGVTLNLTSAAVSATQPQTLTVATDTKSQAAAINNFATLYNTLVTTMGSLSSFTSGASSQGPLLGDSTLNTIKNALASIVASGVTSNGSTVNLASIGVTLQADGTLKVDSTALNGALQNNPTGVASLFNSTNGIGEQLTTNITNYTKTNGLIAARTTALSNDLKNVAQQQTTLSNYAAQLTSQYQAQFTALNTLMATMNSNSQYLTQLFGGANSGGALANNKS, from the coding sequence ATGTCGACGATCAATTCCGCCGTCACAGCCGCCAACAATTCGGCCAACAGCCAGCTGCAGCAGGCTGCCCAATCGATCATCAGCGGTTCGACCGGCAACTCGTCGATGGACGTCAACTCGCTCGTGACGGCACTCGTCAATGCGAAAACCGCCGGTCAGGCCGCCGCGCTCAACGCGCAGCAAAGCAGCGACAACACCCAGATTTCCGCGTACGGCGCGCTGTCGGCCGCGCTGAGCGCACTGCAGGCCAGCCTCACGACGCTGTCGAACGGCTCGCTGCAGAACACCTTCACCGCGACCGCGAGCGGCACCGGCCTCACCGCGACCGCGGGTGCCGGCGCAGTGGCCGGCAGCTATTCGGTCGGCGTCACGCAGATCGCGACGTCGCAGTCGCTGTCGTCGGCCGCGTTCGGCGCGTCGACCGCGCTCGGCACCGGCACGATGACGTTGTCGCTCGGCAGCCAGTCGTTTACCGTCGACGTCAACAGCACCAACAACACACTGTCCGGCATCGCCGCCGCGATCAACACCGCGACCGGGAACCCGGGCATCGTCGCGTCGGTCGTCAACGGCAGCGACGGCGCGCACCTCGTGCTCAGCTCGACGCCGACCGGCGCGGCGAGCACGATCGGCGTCGCGCTCAGCAACGTCGCCGGCGACAACGGCCTGTCCAGCCTCGGCGTCACGTCGACGGCCAGCACGACGGGCGGCCAGTCGACGATCACGTCCGCGAATAGCGGCGCAGCGTGGAAACAAAGCACCGCCGCGCAGGACGCCGCGTTCACGATCAACGGAATCGCCGGCACCAGCGCGAGCAACACCGTGACGAGCGCGATCACCGGCGTCACGCTGAACCTGACCAGCGCCGCCGTCAGCGCCACGCAGCCGCAAACGTTGACGGTCGCGACCGACACGAAATCCCAGGCCGCCGCGATCAACAATTTCGCGACGCTCTACAACACGCTCGTCACGACGATGGGCTCGCTGTCGAGCTTCACGTCCGGCGCGTCATCGCAAGGCCCGCTGCTCGGCGACTCGACGTTGAACACGATCAAGAACGCACTCGCGTCGATTGTCGCGAGCGGCGTGACCAGCAACGGCTCGACGGTCAACCTCGCGTCGATCGGCGTCACGCTGCAGGCCGACGGCACGCTGAAGGTCGACAGCACGGCGCTCAACGGCGCGCTGCAGAACAATCCGACGGGTGTCGCATCGCTGTTCAACTCGACCAACGGGATCGGCGAGCAGTTGACGACGAACATCACGAACTACACGAAGACGAACGGGCTGATCGCCGCGCGCACGACCGCGCTCAGCAACGATCTGAAAAACGTCGCCCAGCAGCAGACGACGCTGTCGAACTACGCAGCCCAGCTCACGAGCCAGTATCAGGCGCAGTTCACCGCGCTCAACACGCTGATGGCGACGATGAACAGCAACTCGCAATACCTGACCCAGCTGTTCGGCGGCGCGAACAGCGGCGGCGCGCTGGCGAACAACAAGAGCTGA
- the rpsU gene encoding 30S ribosomal protein S21 has product MTTILLKENEPFEVAIRRFRRAIEKNGLIAELRERQSYEKPTAVRKRKKAAAVKRLHKRLRSQMLPKKLH; this is encoded by the coding sequence ATGACGACGATTCTTCTGAAAGAAAACGAGCCGTTCGAAGTGGCGATTCGCCGCTTTCGTCGCGCTATCGAAAAAAATGGCCTGATCGCTGAACTGCGTGAGCGCCAGTCTTACGAAAAGCCGACCGCAGTCCGCAAGCGCAAGAAGGCAGCAGCCGTCAAGCGCCTGCACAAGCGCCTGCGCAGCCAGATGCTGCCGAAGAAGCTCCACTAA
- a CDS encoding Cof-type HAD-IIB family hydrolase → MYKVIATDLDGTLLNSDHQLDPYTIDTVRRLDRDGVQFVIATGRHYADVAGIRDVLGIRPYLITSNGARVHAPDDTKIHAQDIDAAIVRSLVQPAVVGAHGRVIVNLFTNDGWLIDRDAPHLLEFHQDSGFRYDVIDMAAHDGADIAKVLYIGEPADLAVVAEQMRVQFGDALYVTYSLPDCLEVMTANVSKGRALRAVLARLGVDAGHCIAFGDNMNDIDLLETAGHAFMMNNANPDLIARLPHVPRIGNNFDAGVARHLRTLFSLEDDVVAS, encoded by the coding sequence ATGTACAAAGTCATCGCCACCGATCTCGACGGTACGCTGCTGAACAGCGACCACCAGCTCGACCCGTACACGATCGACACCGTTCGCCGGCTCGACCGCGACGGCGTGCAGTTCGTGATCGCCACGGGGCGCCACTATGCGGACGTCGCCGGCATTCGCGACGTGCTCGGCATCCGGCCGTACCTGATCACGTCGAACGGCGCGCGCGTGCATGCGCCGGACGACACGAAGATCCACGCGCAGGACATCGACGCAGCGATCGTGCGCAGCCTCGTGCAGCCGGCAGTCGTCGGCGCGCACGGCCGCGTGATCGTCAACCTGTTCACCAACGACGGCTGGCTGATCGACCGCGACGCGCCGCACCTGCTCGAATTCCATCAGGATTCGGGCTTTCGGTACGACGTGATCGACATGGCCGCGCACGATGGCGCCGATATCGCGAAGGTGCTGTATATCGGCGAACCGGCCGACCTGGCGGTCGTCGCGGAGCAGATGCGCGTGCAGTTCGGCGACGCGCTGTACGTCACGTACTCGCTGCCCGACTGCCTCGAAGTGATGACCGCGAACGTGTCGAAGGGGCGCGCGCTGCGCGCGGTGCTCGCGCGGCTCGGCGTCGATGCCGGCCACTGCATCGCGTTCGGCGACAACATGAACGACATCGATCTGCTCGAAACCGCCGGTCATGCGTTCATGATGAACAACGCGAACCCCGACCTGATCGCGCGGCTGCCGCACGTCCCGCGGATCGGCAACAACTTCGACGCGGGCGTCGCCCGCCATCTGCGCACGCTGTTCTCGCTGGAAGACGACGTCGTCGCGTCCTGA
- a CDS encoding flagellin translates to MLGINSNINSLVAQQNLNGSQNALSQAITRLSSGKRINSAADDAAGLAISTRMQTQINGLNQGVSNANDGVSMIQTASSALSSLTNSLQRIRQLAVQASTGTMSSTDQAALQQEVSQQIQEVNRIASQTTYNGTNILNGNAGIVSFQVGANVGQTISLDLSQSMSAAKIGGGVVQSGQTVGTITGLSLDSTGAYTSSGAAITAINVTSDGKGGFTFTDQNGSAISAAAVSAVFTTSTATASNGATVTQIAISAGATSTSMSSASLTAISNAVAQINAVNKPATVSNLDISTVSGANVAMVSIDNALQTVNNVQAALGAAQNRFTAIATAQQAESTDLSSAQSQITDANFAQETANMSKNQVLQQAGISVLAQANSLPQQVLKLLQ, encoded by the coding sequence ATGCTCGGAATTAACAGCAACATCAACTCGCTGGTTGCACAGCAGAACCTCAACGGCTCGCAAAACGCCCTGTCCCAGGCCATCACGCGCCTGTCGTCGGGCAAGCGCATCAACAGCGCAGCGGACGACGCAGCCGGCCTCGCGATCTCGACCCGGATGCAGACCCAGATCAACGGTCTGAACCAGGGCGTGTCGAACGCCAACGACGGCGTGTCGATGATCCAGACGGCATCGAGCGCACTGTCGTCGCTGACGAACAGCCTGCAGCGTATCCGCCAGCTGGCCGTCCAGGCGTCGACGGGCACGATGTCCTCAACGGACCAGGCGGCACTGCAGCAGGAAGTTTCGCAGCAGATCCAGGAAGTGAACCGTATCGCGTCGCAAACGACGTACAACGGCACGAACATCCTGAACGGCAACGCCGGCATCGTGTCGTTCCAGGTTGGCGCGAACGTCGGCCAGACGATTTCGCTGGACCTGAGCCAGAGCATGTCGGCGGCGAAGATCGGCGGCGGCGTCGTGCAGAGCGGCCAGACGGTCGGCACGATCACCGGCCTGAGCCTCGATTCCACCGGCGCATACACGTCGTCGGGTGCGGCGATCACGGCCATCAACGTGACGTCGGACGGCAAGGGCGGCTTCACGTTTACCGACCAGAACGGCTCGGCCATCTCGGCTGCCGCGGTATCGGCAGTCTTCACGACGTCGACCGCCACCGCTTCGAACGGCGCGACCGTCACGCAGATTGCGATCAGCGCGGGCGCAACCAGCACCAGCATGTCGTCGGCGTCGCTCACTGCGATCTCGAACGCCGTTGCGCAAATCAACGCCGTCAACAAGCCGGCTACCGTGTCTAACCTCGACATCAGCACCGTCAGCGGCGCGAACGTCGCGATGGTGTCGATCGACAACGCGCTGCAGACGGTGAACAACGTGCAGGCGGCACTCGGCGCGGCGCAAAACCGCTTCACGGCAATCGCCACGGCGCAGCAGGCAGAATCGACCGACCTGTCGTCGGCACAGTCGCAGATCACCGACGCGAACTTCGCGCAGGAAACCGCGAACATGTCGAAGAACCAGGTGCTGCAACAAGCTGGCATCTCGGTGCTCGCACAGGCAAACTCGCTGCCGCAGCAGGTCCTGAAGCTCCTGCAGTAA
- a CDS encoding BadF/BadG/BcrA/BcrD ATPase family protein, whose product MAALLFAIGIDGGGTGTRAVLADRHGRELAQGRGGPSGLGLGIERAWASIGAACADAFTQAGLAFDWSQCALGCGLAGVNNAAWLAAFRAQAPLGALAIESDAYTTVVGAHGGAPGLIVALGTGSIAAALDAAGACRIAGGFGFPSGDEASGAWLGVRALAYAQQALDGRVPRDAFATALLAETGAQDRDALVQWSCDANQTVYARLAPIVFAHRTHPVARGLIAQAGDEIGKMIDALDPQHALPVALCGGLADALAPAVPARHAARLRAPLDDSAHGALRLALQALRAAEAG is encoded by the coding sequence ATGGCGGCATTACTTTTTGCGATCGGCATCGACGGCGGCGGCACGGGCACGCGTGCGGTGCTGGCCGACCGGCATGGGCGCGAGCTGGCGCAGGGGCGCGGCGGCCCGTCGGGGCTCGGTCTCGGCATCGAGCGGGCATGGGCATCGATCGGCGCGGCGTGCGCGGACGCATTCACGCAGGCCGGTCTCGCATTCGACTGGTCGCAGTGCGCGCTCGGCTGCGGGCTCGCCGGCGTCAACAACGCGGCGTGGCTCGCCGCGTTCCGCGCGCAGGCGCCGCTCGGCGCGCTCGCGATCGAGAGCGACGCGTATACGACCGTCGTCGGCGCGCATGGCGGCGCGCCGGGGCTCATCGTCGCGCTCGGCACCGGCAGCATCGCGGCGGCGCTCGACGCGGCCGGCGCGTGCCGGATCGCGGGCGGCTTCGGCTTTCCGTCCGGCGACGAGGCGAGCGGCGCGTGGCTCGGCGTGCGCGCGCTCGCCTACGCGCAACAGGCGCTCGACGGCCGCGTGCCGCGCGATGCGTTCGCCACGGCCCTGCTCGCGGAAACGGGCGCGCAGGATCGCGATGCGCTCGTCCAGTGGTCGTGCGACGCGAACCAGACGGTCTATGCGCGTCTCGCGCCGATCGTGTTCGCGCACCGCACCCATCCGGTCGCGCGCGGGCTGATCGCGCAGGCCGGCGACGAGATCGGCAAGATGATCGACGCGCTCGATCCGCAGCACGCGTTGCCGGTCGCGCTGTGCGGCGGGCTGGCGGACGCGCTCGCGCCGGCCGTGCCGGCACGGCACGCCGCGCGGTTGCGCGCGCCGCTCGACGATTCGGCGCATGGTGCGCTGCGGCTCGCGCTCCAGGCGTTGCGGGCGGCGGAGGCGGGCTAA
- a CDS encoding tetratricopeptide repeat protein yields MFSTELPVSAAFTPEQQLAQDIALVMDNALECQRSGAFDDAQALYEAILDAVPAHADAHYNLAVLMVDTGRPADAVPHFEAAIGANPANGYYWVSYIHALHRSGQTPAAWIAVEIAQQRGVHGPALDGLIAQMAAPDLVLATAAAVDTASRIDAAIVAEITAGRAGQNESGRPINRASQNHLQKHAALFSKGKHAEAVAYARRLVAEFPDDGACWRALSASLHRDGRFTEMIDAGMRTVDLLPEEVLVRILLVDTLRLMQRFSEADEQCRRLFEVHPEHPEGLRIHGLVLFALRRTDEAIATCRRAVELAPNSAASNSTLGFVLLEQGATQEALGWLRRALEIDPTDSVTHSSMLFCLVHGSDVSPQMLFDEHRKFGRLHENHKRKRPPVFSNSRNPTRQLQIGFVSGDLFNHAVASYALPVIEHLATDASIAMHFYHNHVDEDHISQRFKACTKNWRNIAGMSDRAFLERVRNDRIDILIDLSGHTGRNRLVALAQRAAPVQASWIGYPVTTGIAAIDYYLTDRFVAPHGQFEDHFIEQIVRLPASAPFMPPPHCPPVNVLPALRNGYTTYGSFNRLNKLSRHVISVWANVLHANPTARMALGAIGNDGDQHTLTEWFAAAGIDVERLSFHRRSNIPVYMQQHHGVDLCLDTFPYTGSTTTLNALWMGVPTVTFPGTTLAGRGSATWLQHVGLDNYIATNEDDFVAKALALGRDTASMQALRTGLRARCAESAAFRPAVVAAGLSSALRTMWTRWCAGEPATAFDTPLFNDTGTAQP; encoded by the coding sequence ATGTTCTCGACCGAACTGCCCGTCTCCGCCGCGTTCACGCCCGAACAGCAGCTTGCGCAGGACATTGCGCTCGTCATGGACAACGCGCTCGAATGCCAGCGCAGCGGCGCTTTCGACGACGCGCAAGCGCTGTACGAGGCGATCCTCGACGCGGTGCCCGCCCACGCGGACGCACACTACAACCTCGCGGTGCTGATGGTCGATACGGGCCGTCCGGCCGACGCGGTGCCACATTTCGAAGCCGCGATCGGCGCGAATCCGGCCAACGGCTACTACTGGGTCAGCTACATTCACGCGCTCCATCGCAGCGGCCAGACGCCGGCCGCATGGATCGCGGTCGAAATCGCGCAACAACGCGGCGTGCATGGTCCGGCGCTCGACGGCCTGATCGCACAGATGGCGGCACCCGATCTGGTGCTTGCAACCGCGGCCGCGGTCGACACAGCGAGTCGCATCGACGCGGCCATCGTCGCGGAAATCACCGCCGGTCGAGCAGGGCAAAACGAGAGCGGCCGGCCGATCAACCGCGCCAGCCAGAACCATTTGCAAAAGCACGCGGCGCTTTTCAGCAAGGGCAAGCATGCGGAGGCCGTCGCCTATGCTCGGCGACTCGTCGCCGAATTCCCGGACGACGGCGCATGCTGGCGTGCACTGTCCGCGTCACTGCACAGAGACGGCCGCTTTACGGAGATGATCGATGCAGGCATGCGCACGGTCGATCTGCTGCCGGAAGAAGTGCTCGTGCGCATTCTCCTCGTTGATACGCTGCGCCTGATGCAGCGTTTCTCGGAGGCGGACGAACAGTGTCGCCGTCTGTTCGAAGTTCATCCGGAGCATCCGGAAGGGCTGCGCATCCACGGCCTTGTGCTTTTCGCGCTGCGTCGCACGGACGAAGCGATCGCCACCTGCCGGCGTGCGGTCGAACTGGCGCCCAACAGTGCTGCATCAAACAGCACACTCGGCTTCGTCCTGCTCGAACAGGGTGCGACACAGGAAGCGCTAGGTTGGCTGCGGCGCGCACTCGAAATCGATCCGACCGATAGCGTGACGCACAGCAGCATGTTGTTCTGCCTCGTACATGGCAGTGACGTCTCTCCGCAAATGCTGTTCGACGAACACCGCAAATTCGGTCGGCTCCACGAGAATCACAAACGCAAACGCCCTCCAGTTTTCTCGAATTCGCGCAACCCGACGCGCCAGTTGCAGATCGGCTTCGTGTCAGGCGACCTGTTCAACCATGCGGTCGCTTCTTACGCGCTGCCCGTGATCGAGCATCTTGCGACGGATGCGAGCATCGCGATGCACTTTTATCACAACCACGTCGACGAAGACCATATATCCCAACGCTTCAAGGCTTGCACGAAGAACTGGCGCAATATCGCCGGCATGAGCGACCGAGCGTTCCTCGAGCGCGTCCGCAACGACCGAATCGACATCTTGATCGATCTGTCAGGCCATACCGGCCGCAACCGCCTCGTCGCACTGGCTCAGCGCGCTGCCCCTGTCCAAGCGTCGTGGATCGGCTATCCGGTCACGACAGGGATTGCCGCGATCGACTATTACCTGACGGATCGATTCGTCGCACCGCATGGCCAATTCGAGGACCATTTCATCGAGCAGATCGTGCGGCTACCGGCGAGTGCGCCATTTATGCCGCCGCCGCACTGCCCACCGGTCAACGTGCTTCCTGCACTGCGAAACGGCTACACGACCTACGGCAGTTTCAACCGGCTGAACAAGTTGAGCCGGCACGTAATTTCGGTCTGGGCGAATGTACTGCATGCGAATCCGACCGCTCGCATGGCGCTCGGCGCGATCGGTAATGACGGCGATCAGCATACGCTGACCGAGTGGTTTGCCGCCGCTGGCATCGATGTCGAACGGCTGTCGTTTCACCGCCGTTCGAACATCCCTGTGTACATGCAGCAGCACCATGGTGTCGATCTTTGTCTCGACACATTCCCGTACACGGGTTCAACCACTACGCTGAACGCACTGTGGATGGGCGTCCCGACCGTGACCTTCCCCGGCACGACGTTGGCCGGTCGCGGTAGTGCGACCTGGCTGCAGCACGTTGGTCTCGATAATTACATCGCGACGAACGAAGACGATTTCGTCGCAAAGGCGCTCGCGCTCGGCCGTGACACCGCCTCGATGCAGGCGTTGCGCACCGGCCTGCGCGCACGCTGTGCGGAATCCGCCGCGTTCCGGCCGGCCGTCGTTGCAGCCGGACTGTCGTCGGCGCTGCGCACCATGTGGACGCGCTGGTGTGCAGGAGAACCTGCTACTGCATTCGACACGCCGTTGTTCAACGACACAGGCACCGCACAGCCCTGA
- a CDS encoding TonB-dependent siderophore receptor, with amino-acid sequence MTVSLTRPPVRPRRVAAALACLAASLAHADDSSGDAAVLPALNITAAHDSPQHLTDTISTGALGTRRQLDTPFSTTIVTSEELEARQPYKLGDVFANDASVSDNSGAYSAWASYMTVRGMQLDWQNGYKIDGLPFVTYGITMPYEQLERVELLKGLGGFLYGFVTPGGVVNYVTKQPGAEPVRSVDIGYRSTNVWTEHVDLGQRFGPNDMFGARLNATHEEGKTYNDGNIRRDSVSLALQANLTRDLSVSFGALYQDRRTTGQTPSIFTGSYPGGALPATISGGSTNLGGKDQYLNTNLQLYTAGLQYQLAPDWQLDVAYSYSKATRRRNESTLYLQDAAGNYTDSRYVGMEDHRFSQWRAMVEGKVRTGPFSHQIVLGASWQKQANDYSANSVFVPLGAGNLYAPNPYRYESPHGFIQYRTSEIVQKSLFASDTVQLTERWSVLAGVRYMNYEQRAFQASGAEDPGYRQNGVVTPTFAVMFKLAPTTTAYASYAESLEPGSRVNDVYANAGQVLKPLRSKQYELGIKSEHARWSATAALFRIERSAEYANAANVYVQDGESIIQGIEVGARAKFGAHWNAGVDAMLLDAWYANGIGNNGNRVAGAPRFVLAGDLGYAVPGVPGLTLGVDAKFTGATPLRAAGGLDAPGFLVVNAGARYLTRVGRHDVTLRASIDNVLNRRYWEYQYADYVKPGDPRTVSLSAKIDF; translated from the coding sequence ATGACCGTCAGCCTTACCCGCCCTCCTGTCCGTCCACGCCGCGTGGCCGCCGCCCTCGCCTGCCTTGCCGCCTCGCTCGCGCATGCGGATGATTCGTCCGGCGACGCCGCGGTCCTGCCTGCCCTGAACATCACGGCCGCACACGATTCACCCCAACACTTGACCGACACGATCTCGACCGGTGCACTCGGCACCCGCCGCCAGCTGGACACGCCGTTCTCGACGACGATCGTCACGTCGGAAGAACTCGAGGCACGCCAACCGTACAAGCTCGGCGACGTGTTCGCGAACGACGCATCGGTGTCCGACAACAGCGGCGCGTACAGCGCGTGGGCCAGCTACATGACCGTGCGCGGCATGCAGCTCGACTGGCAGAACGGCTACAAGATCGACGGGCTGCCGTTCGTCACGTACGGCATCACGATGCCGTACGAGCAGCTCGAGCGCGTCGAACTGCTGAAGGGGCTCGGCGGCTTCCTGTATGGCTTCGTGACGCCAGGCGGCGTCGTCAACTACGTGACGAAGCAGCCGGGCGCCGAGCCGGTGCGCAGCGTCGACATCGGCTACCGCAGCACCAACGTATGGACCGAGCATGTCGATCTCGGCCAGCGCTTCGGGCCGAACGACATGTTCGGCGCGCGGCTGAATGCGACACACGAGGAAGGCAAGACGTACAACGACGGCAACATCCGCCGGGACAGCGTGTCGCTCGCGCTGCAGGCGAACCTGACGCGCGACCTCTCCGTGTCGTTCGGTGCGCTGTACCAGGATCGCCGCACGACCGGCCAGACGCCGTCGATCTTCACCGGCAGCTATCCGGGCGGCGCACTGCCCGCCACGATCAGCGGCGGGTCGACGAACCTGGGCGGCAAGGACCAGTACCTGAACACGAACCTGCAGCTCTATACGGCCGGGCTGCAATACCAGCTCGCGCCGGACTGGCAGCTCGACGTCGCGTACAGCTACAGCAAGGCGACACGCCGACGCAACGAAAGCACCCTGTACCTGCAGGACGCCGCAGGCAACTACACCGACAGCCGCTACGTCGGCATGGAGGATCACCGCTTCAGCCAATGGCGCGCGATGGTCGAGGGCAAGGTGCGCACCGGCCCGTTCAGCCATCAGATCGTGCTCGGCGCGTCGTGGCAGAAGCAGGCGAACGACTATTCGGCGAACAGCGTGTTCGTGCCGCTGGGCGCCGGCAACCTCTATGCGCCGAATCCGTACCGCTACGAGAGTCCGCACGGCTTCATCCAGTACCGCACGAGCGAGATCGTGCAGAAATCGCTGTTCGCAAGCGACACCGTGCAGTTGACCGAGCGCTGGTCGGTGCTGGCCGGCGTGCGCTACATGAACTACGAGCAGCGCGCATTCCAGGCAAGCGGCGCCGAGGACCCCGGTTACCGCCAGAACGGCGTGGTGACGCCGACTTTCGCGGTGATGTTCAAGCTCGCGCCGACGACCACCGCGTACGCGAGCTACGCCGAGTCGCTCGAGCCCGGCAGCCGCGTGAACGACGTCTACGCGAACGCGGGACAGGTGCTCAAGCCGCTGCGCAGCAAGCAGTACGAGCTGGGGATCAAGAGCGAGCACGCGCGCTGGAGTGCGACGGCCGCGCTGTTCCGCATCGAGCGCAGCGCCGAATATGCGAACGCCGCGAACGTCTACGTGCAGGACGGCGAATCGATCATTCAGGGGATCGAGGTCGGCGCGCGCGCGAAATTCGGCGCGCACTGGAACGCGGGCGTCGATGCGATGCTGCTCGACGCGTGGTACGCGAACGGGATCGGCAACAACGGCAACCGTGTCGCCGGCGCGCCGCGCTTCGTACTCGCGGGCGACCTCGGCTATGCGGTGCCGGGCGTGCCGGGGCTGACGCTCGGCGTCGACGCGAAATTCACCGGCGCGACGCCGCTGCGCGCGGCCGGCGGCCTCGACGCGCCGGGCTTTCTCGTCGTCAACGCCGGCGCGCGCTACCTGACGCGGGTCGGCCGCCACGACGTGACGCTGCGCGCATCGATCGACAACGTGCTGAACCGCCGTTACTGGGAATACCAGTACGCGGACTACGTGAAGCCGGGCGATCCGCGCACGGTGAGCCTGAGCGCGAAGATCGACTTCTGA
- a CDS encoding flagellar protein FliT, protein MEQTELIAQIDAFTDAIEHAAAMADWAEAVRLVDARGSLVALLSTDQPPVGIAAIRRMQASNDRIFADAQRAQQELTDEYQAAMNRVQAVGQYQSIANR, encoded by the coding sequence ATGGAACAGACCGAACTGATTGCGCAGATCGACGCGTTCACCGACGCGATCGAACACGCGGCCGCGATGGCCGACTGGGCCGAGGCCGTGCGCCTCGTCGATGCGCGCGGATCGCTCGTCGCGCTGCTCTCCACCGACCAGCCGCCCGTCGGCATCGCCGCGATCCGCCGCATGCAGGCCAGCAACGACCGGATCTTCGCCGACGCGCAACGCGCGCAGCAGGAGCTGACCGACGAATACCAGGCGGCAATGAACCGCGTGCAGGCCGTCGGCCAGTACCAGAGCATCGCGAACCGTTAA
- a CDS encoding DNA-3-methyladenine glycosylase I: MSQRCNWVKTEADAHYHDTEWGVPSHDDRHLFEMLILEGAQAGLSWSTILNKRAGYREAFADFDVDAVARFTPKRIEKLLENPGIVRNRAKVESAVTNARAVQRIREEHGSLAAFLWSFVGDTPVQNAWQSYRDAPASTEQSDALSKALKAYGCKFVGSTICYALMQATGMVNDHEAGCPCHAQCAALGGKQPARRRKAG; encoded by the coding sequence ATGTCGCAGCGGTGCAACTGGGTGAAGACGGAAGCGGACGCTCACTATCACGATACCGAGTGGGGCGTGCCGTCGCACGACGATCGCCACCTGTTCGAAATGCTGATCCTGGAAGGCGCGCAGGCCGGGCTGTCGTGGTCGACGATCCTGAACAAGCGCGCGGGCTATCGCGAAGCGTTCGCCGATTTCGACGTCGATGCCGTCGCGCGCTTCACGCCCAAGCGCATCGAGAAACTGCTGGAGAACCCGGGCATCGTGCGCAATCGCGCGAAGGTCGAATCGGCGGTCACCAACGCGCGCGCGGTGCAGCGCATCCGCGAGGAGCATGGGTCGCTCGCCGCGTTCCTGTGGTCGTTCGTCGGTGACACGCCAGTCCAGAATGCGTGGCAGTCGTACCGCGACGCGCCCGCGTCGACCGAGCAGTCCGACGCGCTCAGCAAGGCGCTGAAGGCATACGGCTGCAAGTTCGTCGGCTCGACGATCTGCTATGCGCTGATGCAGGCGACCGGCATGGTCAACGATCACGAAGCCGGCTGCCCGTGCCACGCGCAATGCGCGGCGCTCGGCGGCAAACAGCCGGCCCGCCGGCGCAAGGCGGGCTGA
- the aqpZ gene encoding aquaporin Z, protein MNLSQRLAAEVFGTFWLVLGGCGSAVLAAAFPGLGIGFAGVALAFGLTVLTMAFAIGHISGCHLNPAVSVGLTVAGRFPARDLAPYIVAQVVGATLGAFVLYLIATGKPGFDVVGSGFATNGFGDRSPGHYSLTASFICEVVMTGFFLFVILGATDKRGVPAGFAPIAIGLCLTLIHLISIPVTNTSVNPARSTGPALFVGGDAIGQLWLFWVAPLIGAVLAGIIYPLVAGRDDAVDLLPASARTSE, encoded by the coding sequence ATGAATCTTTCTCAGCGTCTCGCTGCAGAGGTATTCGGCACGTTCTGGCTGGTGCTCGGCGGGTGCGGAAGCGCCGTGCTGGCCGCCGCCTTTCCGGGCCTCGGCATCGGCTTTGCCGGCGTCGCACTCGCCTTCGGCCTGACCGTGCTGACGATGGCATTCGCAATCGGCCACATCTCGGGTTGCCACCTGAATCCGGCGGTGAGCGTCGGCCTGACGGTCGCCGGCCGCTTCCCGGCACGCGATCTCGCGCCGTACATCGTCGCGCAGGTCGTCGGCGCCACGCTCGGCGCCTTCGTGCTGTACCTGATCGCAACCGGCAAGCCGGGTTTCGACGTCGTCGGCAGCGGCTTTGCGACGAACGGCTTCGGCGATCGCTCGCCCGGCCACTACTCGCTCACCGCGTCGTTCATCTGCGAAGTCGTGATGACGGGCTTCTTCCTGTTCGTGATCCTCGGCGCGACCGACAAGCGCGGCGTGCCGGCCGGCTTCGCGCCGATCGCGATCGGGCTGTGCCTGACGCTGATTCACCTGATCTCGATTCCGGTCACCAACACGTCGGTGAACCCGGCGCGCTCGACCGGCCCGGCGCTGTTCGTGGGCGGCGACGCGATCGGCCAGCTGTGGCTGTTCTGGGTCGCGCCGCTGATCGGCGCGGTACTCGCGGGGATCATCTACCCGCTGGTCGCCGGGCGTGATGACGCCGTCGACCTGCTGCCGGCATCCGCTCGCACAAGCGAATAA